AATATAAGAATGTGTAAAGTTATGCGAAGGAATGACTTTTTATGGTATTCTGCATGAAAGGACACGATATTATATAAAGTTACCATTGCAGTTTTTGTACTTGCAATTTTGTTTCACCTATAATTGTACGAAAGTCATTTCTTCTCATGAAACTTTACACATGAGTATATTACTAGACCATATTTATTACAACAACAATAACAATAGAAATGTCTTGCTTGTTTTCCTTTTTTCCAATTCAAATGTTAAATTGGGTGCATGTAGACCTAGTTTCCTAGAATCGAGATACTAGGTCACACTATATAAGATAATACAACCACAGTATAGCCAACCACAAGGCTGGTGGAGGAAGAGAACACAAGATATAGTCCTAATGTTTCAGTATTGAAATTCATATGTGGTAACAGTATATAAAATTTATGAATGGAAAGATGGCATTGATGGATGAAGAAGAAAAGTTAAATATTAGTATGGAATTCTAAAAAAATCATAATTGATCGCATAGTcaatgtcatcaatttccatTTGCACAAACAAATGTCTTTGCTAGTAATGTATGTAAAACACTCAATGGCAAGATTTCTACTAAGGCATGATTTTTTTTTTCCTGAAGACACAGTTTTACCACTAAACTTTTCTATATGTAAATGCCTCTTATATAGATAGATGGATGACATAAAAAATAGTAGGATGGGCAAGCATGAAAGTAGCAGTGGATCTACCGCTTGGTTGTCGGGTTCAGTTAAAGAAATGAAGTAGCATCACTGGTTTGCTTGACCCAACGATTTAGCATTAATGGAGGTGAACTCACTCCTCATCAGTTTCTAGCTTCCCTTATGGGTGGATGTAATGGAATAGTGTTATTGTGGCATCACCAATGATGAGGTGGATTCAGCAAAAGAATACAAGGTTTACAAATGAGACATCAATATTTAGGTTTGTTTCTTTGTTGATTTGTCTCTCAGAAAAAAACGAAGCATCGTAACAAGATATTATTCGGTTGGCGTCTAATTACCTATAGACAATGAACCTTGCAAACATACCCGACAAACCTTTTCTAACATAGGCTATTGCTACATGTGTCAATTGAAACCATTATGATGTTTGAGTAAAATTAGTATTGTTTAATCACCATAGTTTTTTCATAATACAATCATCTACATTTAATCCAAGCATATTGGTACAAAACATAATGGTCAAATGATTGTACTGAGGAGTGCATCGAAATATAAATGACATGTATATTTCAAAAATCTAGACGCAAATATGCATATTTAGAGTGAGTTCATTCGTTGTTTTGATGTATATACAATTTCATTTGGCCAGCTGAACCTAACTATTTGTATGTATGCATATGCAGAGCGAGGAATGGATGATGGCGAGAGCTGATATACTGAAAGATAAAATCCACATGTTGCTTCAGAGTTGCGATGGAGCGTTGGGGAAAATGTTCTTAGTGGATTCACTCCAACATCTCGGAATTGATCACCACTTTAAAGAAGAGATTGACAATATGTTGAGCGAAATCCTTGGGAGTGAATTTAGTTGCTCTAGTCTCCATGAGGTCGCTCTTCGATTTCGCTTGCTTAGGGAGCAGGGTCATTGGGTATCTCCAGGTACCTCTTCATCATATATATGATGTGTTGAAACCACGCCACGGTTTTACAAGCTAACCCACATCTAGTGAAATATTTGGCTTATACTTGTTCACCTCCAAAATCGGTATTCTCAATTATGCCTCATTCCTTTTTGTGGATACATGTAGTGGGTTGACTAAGTAATATGGTAATGAGTGCATGTGCACTCCGTAGGATTGGATCGAAGCATTTATATTTCTGCTACAGTTCTATTTCCATGTGTTTTATATACTTTTTGGGTTTGCCCTGTCATAGCACCCTTACACATTTGCTTTGTTGGTTATAAAAAGCCACCATAATATTTGATATCAACCACTTAAACCAGCGTTCCCATACAGAGTGTCAATACAATTCTCTTTATGTTGAAGAGATATCCAAAAAGCGATTCCCCATAAATATGCTTTTCTGAATTTGTCTCAATTGCGTCGTCACATTAATGTGTATTCCATTCTATGTAATTTATACCGCATTACTTATAGTTATATTTTTGTAGGCTGGTTTTGAAAGTTGCCAATTGCATTTCTTCGGTTGTGTAGTTCATAGTGTTCTTCCAGATTGATCTCTATTACACTTGTTGTCTGTTGCCAAGTTTGTATTATACTTGTTGTCTATTGCATTTTCTCTCAGTTGTGTACTATACTATTAGTTGTTGTGTACTAAACTCACTTGCTACTAGTTGTCCAGTGTACCTTTTGATTTCTCCCTACTATATTTACCGTGATTTTTACAACCCTTTGATTGTTTAACATTTTTGTTGAACCCATTTCTCAGTAGTTATCTTGCGATAGAAAAATATATAAGAAAGAAACTCTATGAATAATATGGGAAGAGCCTAGCTAAAAAAGAGGAAAAACTGCTAGTTGTACATCGTAATGTGTAATATTAGTTGACTGAGGATTACAAAGGTTTTCGGCAACTAGAAAGTAATCACTAAGTGATCCAGATCCACTTACATGCAGATAGGTTCGCATTATGGGCCTGACACATTTTTTCTTGCAGATGTCTTCAACAAATTCAAATGTGAAGGCGGGGTCTTCAACAAGGACATTACTTATGATACAAGGGGATTATTAAGTTTATACAATGCAGCTCATCTTCTCATCCATGGTGAGCCAGCACTAGAAGAAGCCATCACTTTCGCAAAGTACCATCTTGAATCAAGGATTGCGAGTCTCGAGTTCCCCTTAGCCGAGCAAGTTAGACGTGCCCTTCACTTGCCACTGCCAAGGACTTATAAGAGGATGGAAACAATACATTACATCTCGGAGTACAAAGAAGAGGAATATCACAACCCTGTTCTattggagtttgcaaagctagACTTTAACCTTCTACAACATGTACACTTGAAGGAGTTGAAAGCTATTAGTGGGTATGCTCTTCCTTTGTAATCTCTCCACTGCAAAATACTCGACTCATTTTGATTGTCTACAATCTTATCAATTGCATGTAATGTTTAAATAGTGTATCACCCTAAATAACTATTTAGTTTTCATAGGTGGTGGAAAGAACTTTCCAGATGCATCGAGCTGACCTATGTTCGTGATCGTGTGGTGGAGAACTATCTTTGGTCCCATGTGATGTTCTATGAGAAAGACTACGAGCTCGCACGGGTGATCGGTGCCAAAATAAATGTGCTACTTACCGTCATGGATGACACATTTGATGCCCATGCCACCATAGAGGAATGTCGGAAGCTGACTGAAGCCGTACAAAGGTTACATTCATTAGCCTGGCTATGTTGATACATATACTTCTATCTGGACATAAATTGAATGTTGACAACGAGTGAATTTCCATGTTGACCATGAGAAGAAAAAATATTTTCTATCATTAGTCTGGTGGGATTATGAGATCAATGTAATTTATGTTCCATAAATGCTAACAACTCTAGTTTCAACAAACATATTGCCTAAAAAGCAGGAATTTTGCATGTACGCTCGACACTTCCCATAGAAAATGTGCACTGTAAGCAAGAGACCATCTGGGCTATGCACAAGGAGTGATCATGCAAATAAATGATTTTCTAGAAGATTCCTTTAAAAACTAGCTTACAAACATGtactttttaaaaaaaaattaacaTGTACTTTAATTAGTTATATTTATAGAATGCAATTCGCACTGTATGCAGATGGGATGAGAGCGATGTTTCTCTTCTGCCGGATTACTTGAAGAAGTTCTTTGATGAACTGTTGGCGAACATTAAGGAGTTTGGGAGTGAAATGGCAAAGAATAACAACTACGAGATTGCCTACATCAAGAAACAGGTACATTTGCTGAAAAAACAGGTAGATAAAACAATTGTTTGACACATATAACTGTCATATTGTTAATTTCTCACCTTCTTTGTGTGCAGTTCCAGAAACAGTTCATTTATTATCTCCAAGAAGTCGAATGGTTACACCAGAATCACAAGCCGAGCTTTGAAGAGCTAGTGAATCTGACCTCCATGACCATATGTGTGCCAACAGTATGTGTGTGTTTTCTTGTTGGCATGGGCGATGCAATGCCCAAGGAAACACGCGAGTGGGTAGCTGGTTTCCCTGATGTCGTCATGGCATGCGCAAAGCTTACACGGTTCATGAATGACATCGCTTCATTTAAAGTAAGTAATTTCGTTTATCCAAAAAGTTCTACATCCTAGCCATGTTTCTGAACTTCTTGTGGCAAAACATAACAATATTAATGTTTTGCGGGAAAGAACATAATATTATTCAATCAATAATATTAGTTTATCATCAAATTTTACTCCATATGTAACTAACCAAAGACTAAATTGCATTAAGCTTCTGCTAGATGTTTACTCCAAGACAGCAACTTTGACTCACTGGTTTGCAACATAGTGCAATTTTAAGTTATCAAGACATGGCAATAAATAATTACCAAGACTATTAAATTTTGGCGTGTTTGAAATATTTAATCCTAGCAGCAACCATCAGCAGGCATGCATGATAAATTTTACTCCATATGTAACTATACGCAGCGTGGAAGAAGCAAGGTAGACGCAACGAATTCAGTAGAGTGGTACATCGCGGAGCATGGGGTCACGAGGGAGGTCGCAGTTGCCACGATCGAGTCACTCATAGAAGACGAATGGAGAAGCCTAAATCAAGCTCGCTTTGGGAACCGAGTGCTGCTCCCTGCAGTGCAGCGGGTTATCAGATTCGCTGTTAGTATGCCGTTATACTATGGTGGAGGGAACGATGCATTCACATTCAGCAAGCATCTTCACAAGACTATTGAGGCCCTCTTCGTCAACCCCATTCCCATCTAGGTAGGGAGCTATCTAGCTTGTTGCCGTACTACTATTTATCACTGTAACAAGCACCAATCTGCTTTCCAATAAACACATGTGTGTGACAGTGTGTGGTTTCTAGTAAGAGAAACAGTTATATGTATTGTTTATGAGATGAGATGGAATAAAATTCGATGTACGTGTGTTATCTTAGTGTTGGTTAAATTTCACTTTCAATCAGCTATTCTAACAACCTGGCTGCTTGAAACAGATTTTAGATTTTTAAACATGCTAAACTGGATTTTTTTTAGCGTTAAATGTAACCACGAATTATGTTTTGTGACTAGCCCGATGAAAGGGCCTACCTGCTGGGACA
This sequence is a window from Aegilops tauschii subsp. strangulata cultivar AL8/78 chromosome 7, Aet v6.0, whole genome shotgun sequence. Protein-coding genes within it:
- the LOC109753656 gene encoding tau-cadinol synthase, producing the protein MASGPPGKLSSFEPSLWGDFFVSYEPQPLQRSEEWMMARADILKDKIHMLLQSCDGALGKMFLVDSLQHLGIDHHFKEEIDNMLSEILGSEFSCSSLHEVALRFRLLREQGHWVSPDVFNKFKCEGGVFNKDITYDTRGLLSLYNAAHLLIHGEPALEEAITFAKYHLESRIASLEFPLAEQVRRALHLPLPRTYKRMETIHYISEYKEEEYHNPVLLEFAKLDFNLLQHVHLKELKAISGWWKELSRCIELTYVRDRVVENYLWSHVMFYEKDYELARVIGAKINVLLTVMDDTFDAHATIEECRKLTEAVQRWDESDVSLLPDYLKKFFDELLANIKEFGSEMAKNNNYEIAYIKKQFQKQFIYYLQEVEWLHQNHKPSFEELVNLTSMTICVPTVCVCFLVGMGDAMPKETREWVAGFPDVVMACAKLTRFMNDIASFKRGRSKVDATNSVEWYIAEHGVTREVAVATIESLIEDEWRSLNQARFGNRVLLPAVQRVIRFAVSMPLYYGGGNDAFTFSKHLHKTIEALFVNPIPI